In a single window of the bacterium genome:
- a CDS encoding FAD-dependent oxidoreductase, producing MTPIRVQIAVVGGGPAGLAAAGEARAAGARVLLIEERPVLGGRAVIVPGARGLAEGLMRDLRSVEVWRGSTVWGIFGRSLAVLRAGRTREVAADAIVLAPGAHEWLVPFPGWTLRGVHTLEGGWELVRAGKVDPAAGPAVVVGGADAATLATRMSERGTQVLMVSAERPKGLPQEIPVIPGPVAGARGEEALDRVVLADGTEHECRLLCVESPREPLTDLVRLAGTPCVYHPRLGGFVPRYDRTLALHGPTSEIYIAGDGGGVDTPRAAAESGRLAARSALRGLHLLPDPEAKIEESWGQLRAMSASLCARARESIVIGAMPDAVVERWQGPPETVVCPCQGVTLAALQAGLDDGARTPDELKRWTRCGMGVCQWRRCGPPVMQWLSGALGVPIGQVPLPRVRPPVRPIPLSALAGPDGEAAARPGVDG from the coding sequence GTGACCCCGATTCGGGTCCAAATCGCCGTTGTGGGCGGCGGTCCGGCCGGGCTCGCCGCCGCGGGCGAGGCGCGGGCCGCGGGGGCGCGCGTGCTCCTGATCGAGGAACGTCCCGTGCTCGGCGGACGCGCGGTGATCGTCCCCGGCGCGCGGGGGCTCGCCGAGGGACTGATGCGCGACCTCCGGTCGGTCGAAGTGTGGAGGGGGAGTACAGTCTGGGGGATCTTCGGCCGTTCCCTGGCCGTGCTGCGCGCCGGGCGGACCCGCGAGGTCGCCGCCGACGCGATCGTCCTGGCCCCCGGAGCCCACGAGTGGCTCGTCCCCTTTCCGGGGTGGACGCTGCGGGGGGTCCATACCCTGGAGGGGGGTTGGGAACTGGTCCGCGCCGGCAAGGTCGATCCGGCCGCCGGACCTGCCGTGGTCGTCGGGGGAGCCGACGCGGCCACGCTCGCGACGCGAATGTCCGAGCGAGGGACCCAGGTCCTGATGGTGAGCGCAGAGCGCCCGAAGGGACTTCCTCAGGAGATTCCCGTTATTCCCGGCCCCGTCGCCGGGGCGAGAGGGGAGGAAGCGCTGGACCGGGTGGTGCTCGCGGACGGGACCGAGCACGAGTGCCGGCTGCTGTGCGTGGAATCTCCACGCGAGCCGCTCACGGATCTGGTCCGGCTCGCGGGGACCCCGTGCGTCTATCATCCCAGGCTCGGCGGATTCGTCCCGCGATATGATCGGACCCTGGCGCTGCACGGCCCCACCTCCGAGATCTACATCGCCGGGGACGGCGGAGGCGTGGACACGCCGCGCGCGGCGGCGGAGTCGGGGCGGCTCGCCGCGCGGTCCGCCCTCCGCGGGCTCCATCTCCTTCCCGATCCCGAGGCGAAGATCGAAGAATCCTGGGGTCAGCTCCGGGCGATGTCGGCGTCCCTGTGCGCAAGGGCGCGGGAATCGATCGTGATCGGCGCAATGCCCGACGCGGTCGTCGAGCGCTGGCAGGGACCGCCTGAGACCGTGGTGTGTCCGTGTCAGGGCGTGACGCTGGCGGCGCTGCAGGCCGGGCTGGACGACGGCGCCCGGACGCCCGACGAGTTGAAGCGGTGGACCCGCTGCGGGATGGGGGTGTGCCAGTGGCGGCGGTGCGGTCCTCCGGTCATGCAGTGGCTCAGCGGAGCGCTGGGGGTACCGATCGGGCAAGTGCCGTTACCTCGGGTGCGCCCGCCGGTTCGCCCGATTCCCCTGTCCGCTCTTGCCGGCCCTGACGGCGAGGCCGCGGCTCGGCCCGGGGTCGATGGCTGA